The DNA window aagagaactgcggtgagaaaaacagcatttttagCAACGTAtgtcccggcattgtatggcaacacgtccaatgttatataATTGCCTAtagtgttcgattggattcgttttttgacagctaaacgcgaatccaatcgattcaaaatggagtctccgcagttctctttctagagtttttctagtgtgTACATATTTAGACTCACCGTGGAAATGAGCgtgaacatgtgttgaataaaTATCTTTCTTTGTTCTCGGTGGACGATGTCGTGAACAATTGCAGTCGCGATCAACGATATCACGCTCAACTGACAGTTTACAATTTGTCGGAATGCAATCTGGCGAACGTTCACCGTGAACAGCGAAAACATTTGTATTCACCACTCCGCATCGATTCCGTCCATTATTGCGTTGACAGTTTCGATGAACAAGGAAAATATTCACTGCAAACCTATTTCattggaatatttaaaatgatcggggAATATGAATATTATTGCATCGATTCAATtaattgtgcatggattcgCCAAGTATATTAATGTATTATTATTTAGTTccattttcatcaatttctatgCGCCAATAAGTGAAACATCAAAAAACCAATTTGGTGCGCTTCAAGTTCACATTCATTTTCACCAAAGGTGTAAATAGGCATTAAGTAGATAAAAAGTCTACGCTAAGCGTCAACTTCTCATTTGCTGTCTTTCTTCATCGTTTCGATCCTAATTGAactttttcaagaaattaaaTCCATGATGAAAAATCGAGTGCTTTTAGTATCTTTTTCTCTTCTACATGGATTTGCTTCGTTTCATTGCAACATTGCATTGCAATTGTTTTCTAATTCAGTCACACTGTACATTGCACAGTCACACAGTACatgttcaaaaaaaatttaaattattgcaGTTGCTCACCTTCCTGATGATTACATATAAGGGAGCAGCATAAAATTAATACAAATACATATGTTAGCCGAATTTTACTTCAAGTTCCTTACAATTAACGCTATTGTTTGGAGAAAATCTTGTTCGCCATTTTGCAGTGTTTTCTTTCATTACAGTAGGTTTGAGGTAGTGTATTTAGTTGcacaatttattcatttcggcTAACAGCATTACTATATTTAATTACTGATTCAATAGAAATGTATTGCATAGAGTATTTTAGTACCACTTACTAGCTTACAATTGTTTCATACATCTACCAAAATTTTAAGTATCTAAAAAAGTCGATGCTTCCAGGCGTTGAGTTCCATGACAACAAGTCACCAAGTTGCTTCAGCACAGCCCGGTCAACTCACGCAACCAGGATCGAATCGTGAAAGTTTCAGTGGACCTAACACCGCACATCAAACGTACGATATacttaaattttaatttaattggcCGCTCATTAAACAAACACCATTTTTTATTGTGATTAACAGTTTTCCCCAGCCTTTACAAGTGCCCGGATCTACAAGCAATAGTCAACGGAGTTCATTCTCCGGAGCCTCGGGGACACCCCGTCAACCAAGTCCTGTTGGACAAACTCCACCGAATCCGTTTCTTTATGGCACCGATGTTGACTCGGTAGATGTAGCGACCCGCGTCGCTATGGTTCGGTTCTTCAACTCACAAAACACGCTAGCCAACTTTACGGAACATACGCGAACGCTTCGTTTATATCCCCGTCCGGTGGTGGCGTTCCAAATCAACAGCTTTCTACGTTCGCGACCAAGGGCTTCCAATTTCCTCAATAAATTTGCACGAACACAAGCCGTTGAGTGGTTAGCAGAATGGTCGTTAACTCCAACAAACGTAGCCTTCTTGAGGGTTCAAACAGGAGTGCTAGATCCAGGGCAGGTCGGCGATAAACCAAAATGGTACTCACACACTCTGACACCTATCAAATTTCCCGTATGGGATGATAACGGATCACTCAATGGTGCCCTCAAGAGTCTCCAGCAACATGAAAGTCAACCGACCGACGAAAGTGGATCTGATTCTGAGGCAGCAGAAAGCACCAGTTCTTCGTATTCTTCATTGAGTGACTTCGTTTCGGAGATGGTTTCCTCGGACCTTTCACCTAGCTTACACGATGTCTATGGAAACCAGCATCACGTGCACATAGCGCCCAAAACCATGTCATCGAATCTCGATCCGAAGCTGGTTTATCGACCGCCGAGTTCCTTGCGCTATCCGGAAGGTATGAAACCCATCAAACCCGAAACTGACGATGTCGATCGCCCGGATTCTCCGGCATCGAGCTCCTCGAGCCGTTCGGATCTCAGCAGTCCTAGCTTCAATCGAGATTCGGAGTTTGAATTCAATCCAAAGGCACGTAGTGAAGCACAGGTGATTGCTAAACCGGTAAAAGAGTCTCAAGGGAGCTTCGAAAATGAGTCGGATTCAAATTCGACAACCACGCCAAAAACTATAGTATCGAAAGAGAGTGGAGGATCGTTAGATACGGATCCGAAGAAAGGTAGGCTGGGAAAGATTCCTCCTCCATTATCCCCGAATCTTGCAAAACAGCACAGTGGAAGCAATATTCTAGCTAGAACTTCAAGTTCCGGTTCAACCGGATCGAGCAGTCATCCTCCCTCTCTGGGATCGGCTGGATCCCAGCGGCAAAGCTCACAAGGCTCTCTGTTTGAAGTATTGACCACGCAAGCGAAGGAGTTGGTTCGTGAAACTACACGGCAAAGTAGCCAGGACGGGTTATTGGCCCACGTAGACAAGGTAAGACAGCGTGGCCCACTCCAACAAGAAGCGTAGTAGTGAACTCCCTTTGTTTCATCTATTTGATGTATCTGTCTtacctgttaaaatacagattgatttttttttctttttcttttacatttttaccAAAACCATCCGGTCGATGTTGTCATTTACGTTTCGTATTGATTGTTTTATTACCCGAACCTGCCACGAACATAAACAACATCATTTCCGATAACAACTGTAACATCACACATGAACAATTTTAGATCAGGGAACAAGCCAAGGAGTTCAAAGAACAAGCCGGcgaagaaatgaaaattcttGCTCCTCTGGAACAGGTTTGTAAGGAGTTCGACGTTTTTTTTACCGTTTTTAGTTTGTAGACCGACCGACACATCATAATTTGAATATGTTTCAATGCATGAAATGTGTCCACTCAAGGTCCATTCTAGCAAAGGATAAACTAATATATATTCTTTCTCGATGTTTTAGCTTACTTTACAAGCAAAAAAGGCAGCAGAGGGAGCTTCAAAGCAGGCTCTGGAAGCATCCAAGCATGCCGCTGATGCAAGTAAAAATACCTTCGACGATTTGACCTACGTAGGAAAGTCTACACTGGATGATTTGACGAAAACCGCCAAAGAAGCTGCCACCAAGAAAGGTCTACTACATCAGACCGGTCCGCAGAGCTCCCAGCACCCGCAAAACGTATTACCATCAGGAAGTGCTATTGCAACCACAAATCAGTCCCTGTTTTCGTCGATTACTAGTGACTTTAACGGAATCGCCCAGTCTACATCGAGTATGTTCTCAGATTTATTCAGCACCAAACAGAACAAGCAGGCCGGTCAACAGTCAGGACAAGCGCGTACCACAACCGGGAATCAACCAACGAATCAGAACCAATCGCAGAACAAGATCAAAGACAAACTGTCCTTCGATCCGTTTCCCGGACGAAAGGGGCTGGTAGAGCGGACTCCGCTAATCAGGCACTCAGGACCCAAGCAAACACAGGAAGAGTTACAACGATTACAGAATGCAGAACGCTCCTCGAGTAATTCGGAGAATCAGGCATTCCTGAAAGATTTGGTCAACCAAGTACTCGCAGGCGAGGGCGTTGGATGGCTAAAATTGAATCGCTTGAAGAAATTGATGGAAGATGAATCTTACCGTACGTTGGTGCTtggcaaattgaataaaacgcTGGACCGAAAGATAGGGCCCGATGATCATATAGACGACGTGGTAAGTTTGTTTACAGGGAAGCTACGTGATACTGTACTTTTGAAAGCTACATGTTTGCAGTGTATTACGAAACCCGTTTATAAGGGGACGCTGAAGTGTTTGCTGGCGATCACTCACGGACTTGAGAATACcgtctcaaatttcggtcttgGCGGAATGGCATCCGTATTTCAGATGATGGAAATTGCTCACACTCACTATTGGAGTAAAGATTTGACGGATAATACGACCGATATATCCCAAAGTTTGTTCTCTAGTCGGGTATGAGTCCTATTCATGTTATTGCCTGCCTGATTTTAACTTTTTTCCCTCAAATAGTCTGTCAGCCCAATGGGAAGTCGGGAAAATCTTCGATCGCCACAAAGTCCTGCAGAACCGGCTGAGTGGAGCTCCACGGTAGGCTCCCGCAAAAACTCCTCCGTTCTGAATGAACCTGTGATATCGCGTCGACCATCCGAAAATGACAACGAGAACCAATCGACTACAGAGATATTCAAGGATATGCTGTCCCTGAAGCGCAATATTCTACTCAACAAGCTGACGTCTTTCGATTCAGAGGTGAGATAGTTTATCAGTTCCATGTGCCTTTCATTGCCTGCGTTACTTGTTGTTTGAGTTGCTACAACCAAAATTGAGCATTCCTTATTTATTAGTAGTTTGTTCAATGTCGTCACTAATATCGCCAAGCTAACTATCTCCTACTTCCGGCTAGTGTGTGATCTCCAGTTGTAAATGTGTGTTTTCTTGAATGTTTGTGTTTCTTGCTCTACAAAACCACCACCACTACTGAATGCTCCCGTATAGCCTGGTGGCGGAGTTCACGGATCATCCGGAGCACTGTCGGTAGCCAGTGATGTGCTGCCACAGCATCAGTCCGGGGGTTCGTTGATACCATCGATCTCTTGCCGATCGACTGTGTCCGATACGGAATATGAGAAAGTAAGTTTGCATTATTCCGCGTTCGTTTCTCTCGGTTCCCTCATTAGTCATTGAGCGCCGTAGCACTGGAGTAAAATGGAAGATTTATACTTATTTTTAGATTATTACTAAGCGATATAAAATTAGTGAACTAGCTTTTGTAACATAGTCTGTGTACATATATCTGTTTTTCGTGGACAAAATGGTAAATACGATCACTTTTTCATCTAGCATCCGAAGGGTTCCTCAACTTTCAAAGATGCTAAAAAGATGGCCGGAGGGCTGTTTTCGGGAAAGTCATCGTTGAGTGCAGGTTTCCGCTATACTGGTGGCAATCTGATTCCAACGTCAAACTCACCATCTCCCGATGCGCCGCGGGTGTACTTGTTCGAAGGTTTGCTTGGCCGGGAGCGATCTAACGTGTGGGATCAAATGCAGTTTTGGGAAGACGCATTCCTGGATGCAGTTAGCCAGGAACGGGACATGATCGGTATGGATCAGGGTCCCGGAGAAATGATGGAACGATATAAATCTCTCTCGGATTCCGAGCGTAAACGGTTAGAGCACGACGAGGACCGGCTACTGTCCACAATGCTGTACAACTTGACGGCCATTTTAGTCATGTTGAACTGCAACAAAGTGGAGATTAAACGGAAGATCCGACGGCTTCTAGGCAAAAGTCACATCGGGTTTATCTACGCACAGGAGGTGAATCTATTGCTGGAACAGATCAATAATCTGGTAAGTGCAGCGATATTTTTAGAAAGAGTTCATAGTTTCTAAAGAGCCAATCTCTTTGTTTCAAACAGCACGGTAATGATATCGATCTGAAACCACTTGGATCTCGCCTGTTGCACCGACAAAGTTTCACTGTTCATCAAGGGGTGGATGCAACTGGCCAGTTGCGCTTCATGGAAGTACGCGATGACGGTTTGGTTTTACGGTCGGTCAACGGAACCATTGTCGAACGTTGGTGGTTCGAGCGGTTAGTCAATATGACCTATTCGCCGAAAACACGAGTATTGTGTCTTTGGCGTAGAAATGGTGGCCAAACACAGCTGTATAAATACTACACCAGGAAGGTAATATATTCGCCTTAATTTGTTGTGGCAAATTTGATAATAAGAAATGATTTTTGTAGTGCAAGGAACTTTATACCGCTATCAAAGAGGCAATGGAACGAGGCGGTTGTACTGGTCAAGGCCCTGAACTAGGGGGTGAGTTCCCTGTGCAGGATTTGAACACAGGAGAGGGTGGACTGATGCAGATCTGTTTGGAAGGTGTAGGATTGTTGTTTGCTAACAGCAAGGTAAGATGGGCAGGATTAAATTTACTGTCTACACTTTTATTACATCTCTAAAAAGCTATAatcttattttatttatgattcTTCTCTACATCTTCTTCGTTATCGCTATTCTTATTTTATCTTTACGTATCTCCTCAGTGGTAAATGTGTCTAGTGATACTCAGATTGACAATGATTTATCTTTGAATTTATCGGTGTCTAACAAATTTCGTGACTAGACTAAACAAGGCAGTAGGCTAACAGcataatttcgaaattattttttcaaggTTTAGATAATCGTAGCGCAACAAGCACGCTAGTACCAGCGCACTATTAGCgttatgaaaacaagaaaactcaTAGAAAGAGAACAGCGGTGACTCCATTATGAATCTTTGAATCCAGCCAAACCGGAGCCATAcaaacatttttcgacaatcTTATGATTAAAGCGTAtgagccaactgtcaaaattaactTTGAGGGGActttccggacaaaccgttactcgtcaGTGTGacgaaagaaatttttttaaagccacgtaaatagaaaaagtgaaaaaatgttACTCGTCAATCACAGCTAttgatagtaaacaaaagagaaaagttgaaTTCTGTTAACTGTGTTCGGCCAATAACGGTTTGTAGGGAGTTTCGTCTTAAATTGAagtttgacagttggcttatacgCCCTAATTTATCGaggttaaggttcaactgagaacgcctAAATAAGCGAAAATGAAAAaggcagttttttctcacattgttggaaaaatctttatgaaaatgaatcactGTACTCGGGGTATTGGTAGAGTATTgctgattcattttcatgaagatttttccaacggagcgagaaaaaaatgcatttttttgttttccaagatggccgatTTTctaagctttctcagttgaatctTAACGATGCTCAATCTTTGAATAAAGATTTGCCATCTCAATACGTGAACCGACGTGAACCTGGGGCGACATTATGgatcgaatcgactttttcgtACAAGCTTGCGTACAATAAACCTTGCGTAATGACACCCCTGCTTGTTATTTACCATtgatctgtcagtgtcattcgaATCGAGCACGATGCATTTCAAAAGCATTCAACACGAGGAAAATCTCTTCGAATCCTTCTcgaacgagggccattgacaggtctcgcaCTCGATTGGAATTTCACTGAAAGATAAATGGTGAAAAAGATAAAGATGTCAAGTCTTTACCTAGAGATTTAGCGCCATTATTTATCGTAAAAACATTGGACATGTTGCCGTACAATGCCATTGAACACAATATTAAAAACATGTTACTCTCTTCGTTGTCTTCTTACTATTATCTTTTTATTTCTAATATAAAACTAGACAAACTTATCTGTAATTAACGCTGATTTCAGTTGAAATTCAGGTTAAAAATCAGCTGTCGATTTCGGTTCAATCAATTGTGGTATCTGAGCCAAAATTCTGACATAGTGCAGATGGATATTAAAATCAAAATCTAGCTGGTCCGGCTGGGAACACTTGCGATACCAGCTTAGTAGCAAACAGCTGTAATACAAATGAGCCGTACTGCATAGCAGCGATGACCACTTATCAAGAAGACTAGAAACTGTCCAGAGCTTTGAAACAGTAACAGCTACACCTCTTCCGGGTAAAACTGGTACTTTCTATAACGATATAATCACACATACCTACTTTTATAATCAGCTTGCTACCCTTGCACAATAGAGGCTCTGTAACCTCTGTTACTTGTTATTTGGGTGGGGTAAGGTAAGAGACGTCAGTCCTGTTAATATGTAGTCTACGATAAAAGTCAACATACGCTGTTTGAGGTTATGTGCGATGCAACGACAAATATTAtcgacatatttttttctttatttcgtTCTATGTAACTTAATAAAAATGAATTACCCTTCCATTTAACTACCCAAACTCTTAATCTTTTGCTGGGTCATGCGACAGAAACAATTATTATATTTTCGTCTTTCAATTAGCCCTCCGCAGACCATGTGGGTTTTTTTTATCGAAGGAGATTCTTCAAAAGAGACCACTACCGACTTTCCCGTAGTACTGTCGGATTGTTACTGCAGCTCTTTCTCCAGCAAGCCTACCTACCTGAACTCCTACCTATACCTTAACCTCCTGTATCTCCGTATCCGTTCGCTGAGTGGTTTTTTTTACTACCCACTTACAGCTTGTGTTACCGGTCCACCGGCGACTACCGTTCGAAACGTTGGAACCCatcgaaacgtgaaccgatccagagatACCGAAAACCTAACTCGAATCCCTTCTCAACCACCCTTACAGGATTTTTTAACCGACGTGAAACTGGTTGTTGGTGAAACTGGTGTCAACTTAGTGCTCATTTCTCTTATGCGCTTGAGCTCTGACAAAACTACTGTTACAGTCATTAACTCCCAACTGTCGTTGAGCCCATTGGCCCCCTTGCATATGCGGAGCCCTTTGGCTCCTTTACGTACGTTGAGTCAGCACGCCATCCACCCCTCGCTGCGTAACCGGTCGACCCAAGGACCATCGCCAACGTCGGAATTCGTCGAGACGGTCGTGAACTAGGCAGTCCACATACGACCGTCGCAGCGCAGGAACCCATCGGTACGTGAACAGATATGTAGGAGCCAACAAATCTGGCTCGCGTCCCTTCACGGCCACACTCGCAGAGTTTATAACCGACTGGAACTACCATATCGCCCATTACTTGGTAGTTGGTGTTGCCAGCTTGCTGTTCTATTTGCTACTTTCTCTGCAGTCCCGACCGTATTAGTGTCACTACTCCGCTGACAGCATTCCAGGTGCCCTCGTCTCGGAACATCTCTGCCATAATATTTTCTACGTTAAGCGAAGGTACCTCCCTTTGCACTGCGTAAAATCTAGGACACGCGAGGACCACATTCTCCAGTGTCACCTCGACACTCAGGACAAAAGGGTGACACAGCGTGTCCGAACCGATGTAGGTCCTGTTTAAAACAACTATGATCAGACAGGCACTGCGTCAAATACAGCCTGCTATTTATCCAGGTCGAGAGAACCAGTATGAGTATGTGAGTCCACATTCCTTTTTTCCGACGAGTCCCAATCATGCTGCCATTTGGCTGTCGAGTCTCCTCTCATAGTTTTCCGCATTGCTCTGGTCCGCTTCCGCTTTTAGCATTCGTTATTTAAGATGCTGCCGATAGGGATCATTCCAGCGATAACGCAGGCTGCTTCTGATGAGATAGTCCTGTACGCGCTCGCGAGCCGCATGGCCATGAGCCTGAACGATTCCGCTATGTCTCTTGTGCAATCCAGACCGGGTCTCCGTACCTCAGTATCGATGATTATACACTAGCCAGAAGACATCTCTTGCTACTGCTTGGCCAGAAGTTGTTCGGCATGATTCTGACTAAAGCGTTTATAGCTTTGGCCGCTTTCTCGCAGCCATAGTCACATGGGTGTTGAAGCTCAATCTATCATCTATCATTACCACCAGCTGCTTCAGTGCCCGCTTCGAGACTATGGTATGCTGTCCGGCAGTGATTTCTGCTCGCTGCAGCACCAATAGTACCTCCGTTTTGTGCTTCGCTTCCTTCAGTTTCCAATCCTGTCGATCGCCGCCATCGCCAACATTTCCACCTCTTTCGGCGTCTCTCCCAGTACCATTATTACGATGTCGTCCGCGAACCCGATGATCTCTAACACCCCTAGGCTGCGTCAGTACGCCGttatacatcccgttccaaagcgTTGGATCCAAGTTAGAGCCTTGTGGGACTCTTGCCGTAATCCTAATCGATTTTTACCCCCCGTTTGTCTCATAGGAAATAATTCCTTAGAATTCTGCATAGCTAGCTAGGGACTCTCATTTTGTGCAGTGATTCCACAAAGCTTGCGCTATTGAACGCGTTTTGACGTCTATCGTTATCACTCCACAGTATCGATTTCCTCTTCTTTTCTGCTTGCTTGCCATACTGGCTCTCTCGATCACTGTCCGAATGGCGTCCACCGTAGACTTGCCCTTCCGAAATCCTAACTGTTTTTTCGACAACCCGCTACCGCTTTCCGTAAATGTCCGTCAGCATCTTAAGGACAATCCTCTCTAAGAGTTTCCCGAGCGTATCCAGTAGGTATATACGACGATGGGTCCTTGGGGAGGTTACCTAGTTTAAGCGATAGCACTAACTTCTGTATCTTCCATTTGTCAGAAAAGTGGCCCTCGTCTAGAAGCTTTTGATACACTTTTCTGAACATATGTCTGGATTCCATCTGGTCCGGGCGCTTTCTTCACCTATAAAACCTTTGCCAATGCGACGAGGTCCTTGTTAGAGGAGATTAATATCACTTCAGCATTGTCCTGGTCTACCTCGCCATACGGTATACTGGTCCATATCATTGGATCGTACCCGGGAAAGAGTCCTTTTaagataattttcagtttatcaGGGCACATTTCCAAAGGCGTCATGGGCTCTCTGATCTTTGCCCCAGGGGTTGGCGTCAGCACCCTGGGACAAATCTTTAAAGCAAATCGATTTTCTTCGTTTTATCTCACGTTTCAATGCGGCCCTTACGACACGGAACACTATATTACGCTCCTTTCTGTCCTCTTTGGTGGTAGCTCTCTTGGCGTATCTTCTGGCTCGAAGGCAGCTTGCGCATAGGGCTCTCCTCGCTCCACCATTACGTACGCGCGGTCTGTTTATTGGCTCTAGTTTTCTTGGCATTATGGTGTCGCATGATCTTGCTAGCGTTTCTGTTAATTCTTCAACATCCATATCGGAGGAGCCGCTCGATGcctgaagtgcttccacaaagagGTCGTTATTATATGACTTCCACTTCCGTTCGCGAGCTCTCGCCCTTTTTATTGACGCTTGGTATCTTGGACCAAAACTGCACCAGATTGTTAGGTGGTCACTATGCGCGTAGTTTTCGCCAACTCTCCAGTTCATATGTTCGATGATGAATACCCGTTCATTTCTGCAGAAAGTTGTACTGGGGCCCTCATTGCATAGCATAACATCCGGTTTGGCTAGAGCTTCCAACAGGCtataccctcttgtgttggtatGTCTGCttccccactccactgcccaagcatCGAAATCTCCTCCAGTGACTACCGGTCTTTGTCCGACCAGCTCTTCAGTAAGCTCATCTCGAATGGAACAGCTCTACCGCCCATCTATGGGATGCATATCAGCTACAAAAATTTTGGCAATCACGAAGCCTCCGTTTGAGCCACTTTCAGTATGGGGTACTTCCCGGCACATGAATTGTTGTCATTCCTGTTCTATCTACCGCCCAGTTACCGTTGTTGATAGGGATTCGACACGGTTCCGCAATAATTGCAACATCGCATTTCGTTTCTGTTGTCGGCTGCCATAACAGTTGCAGTGCAGTGTCGCAACGATTCAAATTCAACTGGGCCACCTCCATCACTTCTGGCTCTTCATAGCCTTTTTGTGCGTTGGGCATATGAAGCCTTCCGTCATGTGGTCTGTCCAACCACATCGCATGCATGCACATTGGTTACTTCAAGCAGTCTCTTGAAAAGTGTCTCTTCTtcccacattttctgcacatatcagatctgtccgggcctttgcaattTTTCACCTAGTGACTAAAGCATCTCTCCATTtgtttggaaactctaggaacaTCCTTCAATGAATTCACTGACCACCAAACTTGATTCGGCCTTCTCCAACAGTTTAGTAGCTACGTGGAAAGCCCTATCGACACCGTCTGCGTACCGCCATACGCCTTCCTCATCCAGATTACCATTGGTGGACGTCCCAGTTCACATTGTTTTCTTCAGCGCACTTCTCAGCTCAGATCTCCTGTTGTTATCTCGTCCAGGTTCATCCACTCAATCACTGTCTCGTGGGCCAAGGCCCTTACGGTTGCCTCCTCGCCTAGCGACTTTTCAATGAGTGCCTTGAAGGCTACGCTCTTGATCGTCGGGTCATCCTTCAGTTGGAACCACGTGGGTTTATAGGTTGTAGGCTAGCTAGGATCTGTCCTAGTTTGCTGAGTATTATTCTTGTGATCTTTGTATCGACGATCAATCTTTGGAATTTCTGGCAAACAAGGTTTATAAACTGGCTTCCCAAAAGTCACGGCGGAAGTCTATTAACCTAAATCGGTTAAAGTCGTATTTGAATGTCAATATATCATGAAGGTGTTATTGttatgttatctcaatatcctctcggggtgttgatatattcgCTCATCGAGAAGTATCTTTTATTCCCTTAggagtgaagaatacttccTTATTGTCTATGTTCACTGCGTCGTTATTATTCCTATCTCTAACCTTACCACATCccaaatccttcccatcaggaaaatatTGAGAAGTCATTGATTTCATGGATGCTGAAATTGCTGCCGAGTAAGACTGTTCATAAAAGTTCATTCATTGtgcaattttaatattttttatactgTTCAGTAAACATCGTAATTCCCTGAAATGCAAATTGTAATATTTGTCAATTTTTCTTATATTATATCAGATCGAAGATCGCTTGCGAAATCATTTATCCATTGGCAAACTTCGTTACTTCCTCCCGAACATCAAACTTGAACTAAGCGGTGAAGGACAGTAACAccggaagctgccggaagtTCTTCTGCACTTTGCACGTATGCAGTTCTTCCCAGTCCTTGGCTCTATGAACGAAAGACCtagacagattcaactttttagcCACATTCCTGACTGCAGCATagggattccgcttaaacgctttcactacacacTCGtaatcctgatcactaatagaacaccCACAATGgccgcatttctccttccgttcgatgctcaaaGTTTGATAGcaacgtttaatcacacgactcaccgttgactgctcgattccgagttgtttgccgatgtcccg is part of the Topomyia yanbarensis strain Yona2022 chromosome 1, ASM3024719v1, whole genome shotgun sequence genome and encodes:
- the LOC131678967 gene encoding MAP kinase-activating death domain protein isoform X2, whose amino-acid sequence is MAEQQQRDSLCPRLIDYLAIVGARSVVASRPSNAAGVPGMQAAGPHSPPPVQIPELLRRYPPTDHADFPLPLDMVYFCQPEGCVSVGPRRTGTAVRDATSFVFMLTDKDSGKTRYGICVNFYRPMEKHVPGVGGGGNPAGGRKGHNSTFRRESWRKSMEKSSDSAFSRSSNIGPSDSSDRDCPSRRDSDPPNTSYYGGPQQQIRLGVTGPSADSESGGSHSPSPRASRKRSKIRSQSLTTLCILSHHPFLSTFRECLYILKKLIDASNDASSPKRVGGSRQSGRDSVWNVLTSQVTDSTPSVVLHDVKEIETWILRLLSAPVPVPGSTRVEVEVLSPAIHQPLVFSLPDHTRFSFVDFPLHLPLELLGVETCLKVLTLILLEHKIIIQSRDYNALSMSVMALVKLIYPLEYMFPVIPLLPTCMGSAEQLLLAPTPFIIGLPATFLLYKRNFRLPDDVWLVDLDSNRLTPASGDAEQIPALPEPEGTVLKNHLKQAMQLMDQAGVGALSSMTTSHQVASAQPGQLTQPGSNRESFSGPNTAHQTFPQPLQVPGSTSNSQRSSFSGASGTPRQPSPVGQTPPNPFLYGTDVDSVDVATRVAMVRFFNSQNTLANFTEHTRTLRLYPRPVVAFQINSFLRSRPRASNFLNKFARTQAVEWLAEWSLTPTNVAFLRVQTGVLDPGQVGDKPKWYSHTLTPIKFPVWDDNGSLNGALKSLQQHESQPTDESGSDSEAAESTSSSYSSLSDFVSEMVSSDLSPSLHDVYGNQHHVHIAPKTMSSNLDPKLVYRPPSSLRYPEGMKPIKPETDDVDRPDSPASSSSSRSDLSSPSFNRDSEFEFNPKARSEAQVIAKPVKESQGSFENESDSNSTTTPKTIVSKESGGSLDTDPKKGRLGKIPPPLSPNLAKQHSGSNILARTSSSGSTGSSSHPPSLGSAGSQRQSSQGSLFEVLTTQAKELVRETTRQSSQDGLLAHVDKIREQAKEFKEQAGEEMKILAPLEQLTLQAKKAAEGASKQALEASKHAADASKNTFDDLTYVGKSTLDDLTKTAKEAATKKGLLHQTGPQSSQHPQNVLPSGSAIATTNQSLFSSITSDFNGIAQSTSSMFSDLFSTKQNKQAGQQSGQARTTTGNQPTNQNQSQNKIKDKLSFDPFPGRKGLVERTPLIRHSGPKQTQEELQRLQNAERSSSNSENQAFLKDLVNQVLAGEGVGWLKLNRLKKLMEDESYRTLVLGKLNKTLDRKIGPDDHIDDVCITKPVYKGTLKCLLAITHGLENTVSNFGLGGMASVFQMMEIAHTHYWSKDLTDNTTDISQSLFSSRSVSPMGSRENLRSPQSPAEPAEWSSTVGSRKNSSVLNEPVISRRPSENDNENQSTTEIFKDMLSLKRNILLNKLTSFDSEPGGGVHGSSGALSVASDVLPQHQSGGSLIPSISCRSTVSDTEYEKHPKGSSTFKDAKKMAGGLFSGKSSLSAGFRYTGGNLIPTSNSPSPDAPRVYLFEGLLGRERSNVWDQMQFWEDAFLDAVSQERDMIGMDQGPGEMMERYKSLSDSERKRLEHDEDRLLSTMLYNLTAILVMLNCNKVEIKRKIRRLLGKSHIGFIYAQEVNLLLEQINNLHGNDIDLKPLGSRLLHRQSFTVHQGVDATGQLRFMEVRDDGLVLRSVNGTIVERWWFERLVNMTYSPKTRVLCLWRRNGGQTQLYKYYTRKCKELYTAIKEAMERGGCTGQGPELGGEFPVQDLNTGEGGLMQICLEGVGLLFANSKDFEFFIRLEHIKKCFTQKGGVFILEEYNPKTRQLIQRKFMSNLADDICYSVLCVFSYVAAGQEWQKKYPAIATSGPTGPSAQQVSTGTIAAASHQQQQVSHQPPPVAKLATQPVQPPTQSNQRVQQTHLPPQNSPKLQTIISKQVPSQQQQQQQQPQQSQPVQQLFQKVTPQAAQQQQQKVQSVEAPPVSPAPQLKNPPSLPARPVLAASTSSAGTSPNSSSSSSEPPKMKAPVLPSSSGGRLPQQTSLPNRGPPPAIPPRIGLGQRSGSVQIPSSSMASGPFRQLKRQASAASPNQSPPGAHLQQSYSQRADAKGTSNDFRRN